The genomic stretch CCTGATCCTGCAGGCCGTCGAGCAGCACGAGCCGCGCGCGGTCGTGCTGTGCTGGGGCGCGGAGGCCGCGGTCTACCGCGTCGAGCTGCTGCCCGAGTACCACGCCGACCGGCCCGAGGTGCCCGAGGACCTCGCGCGCCAGCTCGAGTGGGCGGGCGCGTTCTTCGGCGCGTTCGGCTGGCACTCGCTCGTGCACGACACGCTGGAGGCCGACGACCTGCTCGGCTCGCTGGCGACGGTCGAGGTCGAGGCGGGCGGCCGCGCGCTGCTGTTCACCGGCGACCGCGACATGTTCCAGTGCGTGAACGATCGCGTCGCCGTGCTGTGGCCGGGCGGCGGCAGGACGGGCCCGGAGCTCGTCGACGAGCGTGGCGTGCGCAAGCGCTACGGCATCGGGCCGGAGCTCGTGCCCGACTTCATCGCGCTGCGCGGCGACCCGTCGGACTCGATCCCCGGCGGCAGGGGGATCGGCGAGAAGACGGCCAAGGAGCTGCTGCTCAACTACGGCACGCTCGAGGGCGCGATGGCCAACGCGGTGCGCGAGCGCCCGCGGGTGCAGGCGGCGCTGCGCGACCAGGCCGAGGAGCTGCGCGCGTTCAAGGAGATCGCGACGCTCGTCCACGTGCCGGTGGAGCGCCCGCCCGACGAGCCCACCCG from Capillimicrobium parvum encodes the following:
- a CDS encoding 5'-3' exonuclease; translation: MADAPLLAVDGPSLIYRAFFALPDSITDSDGHPVNALLGMANLILQAVEQHEPRAVVLCWGAEAAVYRVELLPEYHADRPEVPEDLARQLEWAGAFFGAFGWHSLVHDTLEADDLLGSLATVEVEAGGRALLFTGDRDMFQCVNDRVAVLWPGGGRTGPELVDERGVRKRYGIGPELVPDFIALRGDPSDSIPGGRGIGEKTAKELLLNYGTLEGAMANAVRERPRVQAALRDQAEELRAFKEIATLVHVPVERPPDEPTRWAAAAAAARERGMNRLAERLEGKADGGAAQES